In one Cyclopterus lumpus isolate fCycLum1 chromosome 24, fCycLum1.pri, whole genome shotgun sequence genomic region, the following are encoded:
- the LOC117727650 gene encoding galectin-3: MDVSTSSNSQISTPPSDALCGSCPSSGSAPQTNSLWPSPPWPGQPAQPVPCWTGQPNTPCWTGSQPVPVSAGAPISFPGLTPAPAPVTTVVQGPGQVAAPPPQYQPPQYQPPQYLPPQYLPPQYQPTQYQPPQSQPTQYQPPQPPVQVPAPAPTPVPVPVPVPVPPPAPATGIRPNVPVWPAHPGWPYNPGQSGWPGQNPAVTPHWLQPTSGPLSVPYNLNLARGVYDKMMMTILGHVKADAKMFTVNFLRGKDIAFHINPRFNEGGKQALVRNHKAGERWGPEERDLKGPFPFALGSPFEMKILCTQETFRVAVDNVPLFEFRHRVRELNQIDRINILHDVVLTGVNVETLP, from the exons ATGGATGTAAGTACCTCGTCAAATTCTCAGATCTCCACGCCG CCCTCTGACGCTCTGTGTGGCAGCTGCCCGTCCTCTGGTTCTGCCCCACAGACTAACAGCCTTTGGCCGAGCCCACCGTGGCCCGGACAGCCCGCCCAGCCTGTGCCGTGCTGGACCGGCCAGCCAAACACGCCCTGCTGGACCGGGTCGCAACCGGTCCCGGTCTCTGCCGGTGCTCCGATTTCATTTCCGGGCCTGACTCCAGCCCCCGCACCGGTCACAACCGTGGTCCAAGGTCCAGGTCAAGTTGCAGCTCCG CCTCCCCAGTACCAGCCTCCCCAGTACCAGCCTCCCCAGTACCTGCCTCCCCAGTACCTGCCTCCTCAGTACCAGCCAACCCAATACCAGCCCCCTCAGTCCCAGCCAACCCAGTACCAGCCACCCCAGCCACCAGTACAGGTCCCTGCTCCAGCTCCGActccagtcccagtcccagtcccagtcccagtcccgcCACCTGCTCCTGCTACCGGCATCCGCCCAAATGTACCAGTGTGGCCCGCCCACCCCGGCTGGCCTTATAACCCGGGGCAGTCCGGGTGGCCTGGACAGAACCCGGCTGTCACGCCCCACTGGCTTCAACCCACATCCGGACCTCTC AGTGTGCCGTACAACCTGAACCTGGCCCGAGGCGTCTACGACAAGATGATGATGACCATCTTGGGCCACGTCAAAGCGGACGCTAAAAT GTTCACAGTGAACTTTCTGAGAGGCAAAGACATTGCCTTTCACATCAACCCCCGATTCAACGAGGGGGGCAAGCAGGCGTTGGTCCGTAACCACAAAGCGGGTGAGCGCTGGGGCCCCGAAGAGAGGGACCTGAAGGGGCCCTTCCCCTTCGCCCTTGGGAGCCCGTTCGAG ATGAAGATCCTGTGCACCCAGGAGACGTTCAGGGTGGCGGTGGACAACGTGCCGCTGTTTGAGTTCCGCCACCGGGTCAGAGAGCTCAACCAGATCGACAGGATCAACATCCTGCACGACGTCGTGCTCACCGGCGTCAACGTGGAGACACTCCCATAG